From a region of the Triticum aestivum cultivar Chinese Spring chromosome 7D, IWGSC CS RefSeq v2.1, whole genome shotgun sequence genome:
- the LOC123164894 gene encoding multiple organellar RNA editing factor 8, chloroplastic/mitochondrial — translation MAMASRAVLLSRLSPLPAAASRLLLRPLAAAASLLPAATSPVPAAARGAVRCFATQPATSSLRDSSPNWSNRPPKETILLDGCDFEHWLVVMEPPAGDAANPDVTRDEIIDSYIKTLAQVVGSEQEARQKIYSVSTRHYFAFGALVSEELSYKLKELPKVRWVLPDSYLDVRNKDYGGEPFIGGEAVPYDPKYHEEWVRNNARANERSRRSDRPRNFDRSRNFERRRENMQNFQNRDAPPGQQGFNGPPPGQNPGSMPPPPPPSQNRGNMPPPYTPGGPSNYQPQMQNPQAAYTPGGAPQMPNPETGYAPGGAPRMPNPQTGYAPGGAPQMPNPQTGYTPGRAPHMLNQQAGYVPGGASNYQQGGQAGYQGGPAGHQGGNQVYPGGNLPGGPGPAHPGSSPGYQGANAPPREGYGYPGGYNSSAPGGYNQQ, via the exons ATGGCGATGGCATCGCGCGCCGTCCTCCTCTCCCGTCTATCGCCGCTCCCCGCTGCGGCCtctcgcctcctcctccgccctctcgccgccgccgccagcctcctTCCGGCGGCGACCTCGCCCGtcccggcggcggcgcgcggggcggTGCGGTGCTTCGCCACACAGCCGGCGACGTCGTCGCTGCGGGACTCCTCGCCCAACTGGAGCAACCGGCCGCCCAAGGAGACTATCCTCCTCGATGGGTGCGACTTCGAACACTGGCTGGTAGTCATGGAGCCGCCCGCGGGCGACGCTGCTAATCCTGATGTCACACGCGACGAGATCATCGATAGCTACATCAAGACCCTCGCCCAGGTCGTCGGAAG TGAGCAAGAAGCTAGGCAGAAGATATACTCGGTGTCAACTCGTCATTACTTTGCTTTTGGTGCCCTTGTATCTGAAGAACTCTCATATAAACTTAAAG AGCTGCCCAAAGTCCGCTGGGTTCTCCCTGATTCATACCTTGATGTCAGAAATAAGGACTATGGAG GGGaaccttttataggtggggaagcTGTTCCTTATGATCCTAAATATCACGAGGAATGGGTGAGGAACAATGCCCGTGCCAATGAAAGATCTCGGCGCAGTGATAGGCCCCGCAACTTTGATAGGTCAAGGAACTTTGAGAGGAGAAGGGAGAACATGCAGAACTTCCAAAACAGAGATGCACCTCCTGGGCAGCAGGGTTTCAACGGCCCTCCACCTGGCCAGAACCCGGGCAGCATGCCTCCACCTCCACCACCTAGTCAGAACCGTGGCAACATGCCTCCACCATATACTCCAGGTGGTCCATCAAATTACCAGCCCCAAATGCAGAACCCACAGGCAGCATACACACCGGGTGGTGCACCCCAAATGCCGAACCCAGAGACAGGGTACGCACCGGGCGGTGCACCCCGAATGCCGAACCCACAGACAGGGTACGCACCGGGCGGTGCACCCCAAATGCCAAACCCACAGACAGGGTACACACCGGGCAGGGCCCCCCACATGCTGAACCAACAGGCGGGCTACGTCCCCGGTGGTGCTTCAAACTATCAGCAAGGTGGTCAAGCTGGCTACCAAGGCGGACCTGCTGGGCATCAGGGAGGTAACCAAGTTTACCCAGGAGGCAACTTGCCTGGCGGCCCTGGACCAGCACACCCAGGCAGTAGTCCTGGATATCAAGGTGCCAATGCACCCCCTCGTGAAGGTTATGGCTATCCTGGCGGCTACAACAGCAGTGCACCAGGTGGCTATAATCAGCAGTAA